The genomic stretch CTGGGCCCTGATCAGCGGCGCGGACCAGGTCGGGATCACGGCCCACCGCATGGACGGCGGGCTCGACACCGGAGACATTGCCGCGCAGCGCGCCGTGCCGATCGGCGAGCGGTCCACCGGTACCGAGCTGGTGCAGGCCACCATCGACCTCATCCCCGAGGTGCTGCTCGACGCCCTCGCCCGGATCGAGGCGGGCACCGTCGTCTGGCGAGCGCAGGACCTCGCCCGACGCACGTTCTTTCATCGTCGGACCGAGTTCGACAGCCTCATCGACTGGACCTGGCCCGCCGAGGACATCGAGCGCCTCGTCCGCGCCATGTCCGATCCCTACCCGAGCGCGCACACGTACTGCCGGGGCGAACGCCTCGAGGTGATCCGGGCGCACGTCTCGTCGTTCCGGTACGGCGGAACCCCCGGCCGCATCTTCATCAGAGAAGGTGACGGCATGGCCGTCGTGGCCGGCGGCGAGGCCTATCGGGGTGGCCTGCGCGCGGTGGTCATCGACCGGGTCCGCACACCGGACGGCATCGAACACGCGGCGAGCGACTACTTCCCGAGCGGTGGCGGCTACCTGAGCAGGGAGCCGTGACCGCGCGCACGATCCGCACGGGCGCGGACGTCATCCGGTGCACGGTCGCCCGCAACAGGAGAGCGATCGCGATCGGAACCCTGCTGCTGTGCGTCCACCAACTCGCCGAGACCTCGGTCGCGGTCCTGATCGGTGTGCTCATCGACACGGGCGTTTCTCCGGGCCAGGTGGCCGGCATCGTCGCCTCGATCATCGCCCTCGCGGGGATCTTCCTCGTGTTGACCGCCTCCTATCGAGCGGGCATGCGGCGGCTGAACGAGGCGCTCCAGAACGAGTCCCACCTGCTGCGCTTGGAGGTGTCCGAGAAGGCACTGTCGCCGCGCGGCATGCGTAGCGAGCTGACGCCGGGAGAGCTCGTCACGATCTCGGGCAGCGACGCGGATCAGGCGGCGTGGTTCCTCGATCTGCTCCCACGGATGATCGCGGCGGCCGCCGCCGTCGTCGCGACGGCGATCGCGCTCCTCCTCGTCGACACCACGCTGGGCGCGCTCGCCCTCATCGCGATGCCCGTCTTCTTCGCGCTGGCGCACGGCGCTACGCCACGGATCACGGCGAAAGCAGTGCGGCAGCGCTCGCGTGTCGCGGAAGCGACAGCGCTCGCCGGCGACCTCCTCTCGGGCTCCCGATCAATCGCCGGTCTCGGTGCCGAGGACGCCGCCGCACGGCGCTACCGCGTGGCCAGCCGGGTCGCACTCTCGGCCGCAATGTCGACGAACCGGTCGATCGCGTTCCAGCGCGGTGTCACCGCGGCGATGAGCGGAGTCGCCGCCGCCGTGATCGCGACGGTCGCCGGCTGGTATGCGCTGACCGGGCGCATCACGACGGGCGAGCTGATCACCGTCGTGGGCCTCGCCCAGTTCCTCGTCGAACCCCTCACCACGCTGTCGGGGCTGCCGGCCACGGCCGCCAGGGCGCGAGGGGCCGCCGAACGCGTGGCCGCCGTCCTCGCCGCGGATCCCCTCCTCCCGGCGACCACGTCGACTTCGCCCGGGGGCGAGCCCGGGCTGCGGCTGCGGGATGTCCATCACGGCCCGCTCGTGGGCCTGGACCTGGAGGCGCGGTCGGCCGAAGTCGTGGCGGTCTTCGCCGCTGACGCCGCAGACGGCGACGCGCTGGCCTCTCTTCTCGGGGGACGCATCGCCCCCGAGTCGTATCGGGGAAGCGTGGAGGTGTGCGGAGTCGAGCTCCGGAGCGCCCTCGGCGACACGGTCCGATCCCGCGTGGTCGCCGCGCCCCACGAGGCCCACCTCTTCAGCGGCAGCATCCGCAGCACGGTCACCGCTTCTGCCGAGATCATCGACCCGACCCGCTTGGCGCAGGCGCTCCGTGCGTCCGGCGCCGACCAGGTCGTCGATGTGCTCGAGGCAGGACTGGAGCATCACCTCGTCGACCGGGGCCACAATCTTTCGGGCGGCCAGCGACAGCGACTCGCCCTCGCGCGCGCTCTGTACTCCTGCGCACCCGTCCTGGTGTTGCACGAACCGACGACGGCGGTCGACTCGCTGACGGAGCAGCGCATCGCGGACGGGGTCCGCGCGTTCCGCACCTCGTACGACGCATCGCGCGGGGCGACGATCGTGATCACCGGCTCGCCGGCTCTGCTCGCCGTGGCCGATCGGGTCGCGGTCCTCCGGTACGGTCGCGTGGCCGCGGAGGGGACGCACCGAGACCTGCTCGAGAACGATCCGCTCTACGCCCAGGCGGTGGCGAGATGACGGCGACCGAACAGATCGCCCTCCCGGTCGCGCGCTACCGGGACTCGCTGCGCTGGCTCGCTCGCACCACCCGGCGGCACCCGGTTGTGCTCACTGCCGCGGTCGCCACCGGAGTGCTCTCCGCGGCTGCGGCTCTGGTTCCGGTGTACGGCATGGGCTGGCTCGTCGATGCCACGCTCGCCGGCAGAGCGGCCTCCGACGTCGTCGCCCTGGGTGTGCTGCTCGTGGTGGCCGCCGTCGCGGCGGGCGCGCTCTCGGGGCTCAGCACCTACCTCATCGTGCGGCTCGGCGAGACCGCCGTCGCGATCCTGCGCGAGGACGTCGTCCGGGGCGTACTCGAACTTCCCTCCCGGGCGACCGATCGCAGCGGTCGCGGCGACGTGCTGTCCCGTGTCGGCGACGACATCGCCCGGATCACCCGCGCCAGCGGCGAGGTGGTCCCCGCCGTCCTTTCGGCGACCCTCCTCGTACTCGTCTCGCTGGCTTCGCTGTTCGGCGTCGATCCGGTGCTCGGCGTCACCGGGCTGCTGACGCTCCCGCTTTACGCCGGGGCCCTGCTCTGGTATCTGCCGCGCAGCGGCCACGTCTACGCGCAGGAGCGTGTCGCGGCAGGCGAACGCACCGAGGCGCTCGCGTCGAGCCTGCACGGCACGGAGACGGTGCATGCGTACGGGCTGGAGGCGGCGCGGCTTGGCGAGATCCGCGCTGCGTCCGACAATATGCGCGCACTGTCGGTCTCCGTGTTCCGGCTGCTGCTGGGTCTGGTCGGGCGCGTGAATCTGGCGGAGTTCTGCGGCCTGGCCGTGCTGTTCGCCGTCGGGTTCGTGCGCTACACCAACGGCGACGTCACGATCGGCGCTGTGACCGCGGCGATCCTGCTCTTTCACCGTCTGTTCACTCCACTCGGAACGGTGCTCGTTCTCTTCGATGAGGCGCAGTCGGCCGGTGCCGCCATGAACCGATCGGTCGGGGTGGTCATGATGGTGTGTGTCCGCAGGCCGGCGCGGGCAACCGCCTCTGACCGCTCGCTGACGCTCGAGGACGTCCGTTTCGCCTACAGCCCGGGCCACGACGTGCTGCACGGCGTCTCGTTCACCGTGCCCGCCGGTCGCCGACTCGCCCTCGTCGGCGCGTCGGGGGCCGGCAAGACCACGGCGGCCCTCCTCGCGGCAGGAGCCCTGCAGCCGGACTCCGGCGACGTCCGACTGGGTGCGACCCCTCTGTCCGAGATCGGCACCGACGCACTGCGTTCCCGAATCGCGCTCATCAGCCAGGACGTCCACGTCGTGGCGGGGCCCCTCATCGCGGATCTCCGCCTCGCCGACGAGGACGCCGACGAGCAGGCGGTCTGGCGGGCGCTGGAAACGGTCGGTGCAGACGGATGGGTGCGCGCACTGCCCGCGGGGGTGCACACCGAGGTCGGCGCCCAGCATCATCGGCTGACCGCCGGGCAGAAGCAGCAGATCGCCCTGGCCCGCCTCGTGCTGAAGAACCCCGACATCGCGATCCTCGACGAGGCGACCGCGGAAGCGGGAAGCTCGGCTGCTGCCGCCCTCGAGCTGTCCGCCCTGGCCGCGACCGCCGACCGAACGACGCTGATCGTCGCGCACCGGCTCACCCAGGCGGCGAGCGCTGACGCCATCGCCGTGATGGCGGCGGGACGCATCGTGGAGTTCGGCTCCCACGACGACCTCCTCGGCCAGGGCGGGACGTACGCGCGCCAGTGGGATGCCTGGCGGGGGAGCGGTGAGCCGCCGCCCACCCCGTGACGCTCCCTCGGCTTCCCGGCACAGCCGCACCCAAGACTTGACCCTCCCCCCGAAACACCACTGAAGGCGGTACCACCAATGATCAGACACTCCAAGACGACCCGTGCTCTCGCGATCCTGGGGCTGGGGGTGCTCGTGCTCTCCCAGGCGGCCTGCGCGTCCGATTCCGCCCCCGGCTCCGGCGCCACCGGCTCGGCCGCGGTCGGGTTCCAGTACACCGACGCGCGCGGCGACACCGTCGCGCTCGACGCCGCCCCGCGGAACATCGTCATGAGTGAGCAGGCCGCGGCTGCGCTCATTCCTTACGGCATCCGACCGGTCGGAATCTGGGGATCGAGCGCGCCCGAGAAGAGCGGAGTGCTCGCGGGGCTCGATCTCTCGGGCATCGAGTCGCTCGGCGTTTCGTACGGCGACGTCGACGTCGACAAGCTCGCCTCCCTCCAACCCGATCTGGTGATCACGGGATGGTACGCGGGTGACTACCTCGGCGGACTCGGCGCCGAGGACGCCGAGGTGTCGAAGCAGATCGAGAAGGTCGCTCCGATGGTCACAGTATCGGCGCAGAAGAGCGCCTCGGCCTCGCTCGACGACTGGCGAGACCTGGCCCAGACGATCGGCGCCGACGTCGACTCGGGCGCGATCGCCGCCGAAAAGGCCGCCTACGACGACGCCGTCTCCGAGGCGAAAGCCGCCCTTGCCGCGCGACCGGGCACAACCGCCTACGCCGTGGCACCCGCGACCCAGTTCTACGTCGCGATCCCGGACGAGTTTGCCGAGCTGATCGACTACACCGACTGGGGCCTGGACGTGCGCCAGTCGAGCGTTCCGCGCGACGATATGTCGGGCTCGTTCAGCCCCGTGAGCTGGGAGAACGCGGGGGACTACGCCTCGGACCTCCTGCTCTATGACACCCGTCCGTGGACGACTCCGCTGGCACAGGTCGAGCGCGACCACCCCACCGTCGCCACGCTGAAGGCGGTCGCTGACGATCACGTCGTCGATTGGACGACCGACGCGACGTTCAACTACGCCAGCGGCACACAGCAGATCCGGCTCCTGACGGATGCCGTGAAGGCTCTACCCGCGAGCGGAAAGTAAGGCCCGAGTTTCGTGCGACGGAATCGAGGAGTCCGATGACCCTGACCGATCTGGTGCCTGCGGCTCCGGATCGGTCGGGTCGCGCTCCCGACGCGCCGAGGAGGGCCGTGAAGGTGGCGGCGCGCCTCGTCGATGTGCTGCTGCCCGCGGTCCCCGCGGCGATGGGTCTGGCGCTGATCCACGCGATCCCCGATGAGCGCGGCCCGTGGCAGAGCGACCGGATCGTCGTGGGTGTCGCCGGTCTCGTGCTCGTTGCCGCGCTGATCGGGGTCACCGTCTCGCGCGGCCGACGCGGCCAGAGCATCGGCATGGCGGCCCTCGGACTCGTGCGCGTGCCCGGCCTCGGCGTGCGGTCTCTGGCAGCGCTTCGTCGCGCGAGGATCGACGTCGACGTGTTCGTCGTGCGCCCTCGTCGTGCCGCGGGGATCCTCGCGGTGCTCGCCGTCGTCGTCGTCGGCGTCGGGATGATCGCGATCGCGATCGGAGCGAGGAACGTGACGCTCCCCGAGGTCGCCCACGCCGTCGTCGGGTTCTCCGCCACCTACAACGACATCGTGATCCGCGAGCGGGCCCCCGTGCCGTGGTCGCGATCGCCGCGGGTCTCGCCCTCGGCGCCGCGGGCACCATCGTGCAGGCCCAGACCCGCAACCCGCTGGCCGACCCGGACCTGATGGGGATCACCCGAGGGGCGACGTTGGCGACCGTGCTCGCGATCTGGCTGGGCGGCCTGACCACTCCCGCCGAGTACACGGTGTTCTCGCTGCTGGGGGCGCTGGCCGTTACGGTGCTCGTCATCGTGCTCGCCGAGACGATGGGCGAGACGCTGATGGCGCTCCCGCTCATCGGAGCGGCCGTCTCCTCGGTGCTCGGCAGCGCCGCTGCGATGCTGCTGCTTCTGGATCAGACCGTTCAGCAGTCCTTCCGGCGCTGGATGATCGGGGGGCTGTCCGACGGCCCGCTGTCCACGTACGCCGTCCCGCTCGTCGCGATCGGCGTGGGCCTGGTGCTCGCCGTCGTCTGCGCGCCCTCGCTGAACGCGCTGAGCCTGGGAACCGAGATGGCGACGTCGTTGGGCGCCGACGTGCGCCGTGCCCGCATCGGGGGGCTGCTGGCCGTGGGGCTGCTCGCGGGGCGGCGACCGCCGCCTGCGGGCCGGTCGCCTTCCTGGGGCTCATCGCGCCGCACACGGCTCGCCTGCTGGTCGGCACCGACCACCGCGTCCTGCTTCCCTCGTCGGCGCTGATCGGTGCCATCGCGCTGCTGTTCGCCGATGTCGTCGGGCGCACCGTCGCACGGCCCGCCGAGGTTCCGGCGGGGATCATCTTCCTGCTGGTCGGCGCTCCGCTGTTCGTCCTGCTGGCGCGCCGGACGTCGGGCGGGCAGTGAGCGCGGGTGTCCGGGTCGCGCGGCTGGGGGCCCTCTCACTCCGGTTGCGGACCCGACCTCTGGTGGCCTTCACCGCTCTCCTCGCGGTGGTCCTGGTTCTGTTCTGTCTGTCGATCAGCGCGGGGAGCACCTGGGTCGCGCCGGAGACCGTCGTGACCACACTCGGCGGAGGGGGTGGGCAGGCCGTCCGTTACCAGGTGCTGGGGCTTCGCCTGCCCCGCGCCGTGATCGGGGTGCTCGCGGGGGCAGCCCTGGCCCTCGCCGGCGCCTTCCTGCAGTCGGTCGCTCGTAATCCGCTCGCGAGCCCGGACGTGCTCGGGATCACCAGCGGTGCGAGCGTCGGCGCCGCAGCCGTCTTCGTCCTGGGCTGGCGCGTCCTCGGTGCGCCCCTGACCGTCTCGCTGCCCCTCGCGGCGCTGATCGGTGGCTCGATCGCGGCCGTCGTGGTGTTCTCCGTCTCGCGGGGTGCGGCGGGAGGGCTGCGCCTCGTCCTCGTTGGCGTCGGCGTCAACGCCTCTCTGCTGGGACTCCTGCACGGGCTCCTCCTCGCAGGCGGCACCTACGACGTCCTGCAGGTGCAGGTGTGGCTTACGGGCGACCTCTCCTCGGACACCGAGCGGATCGCTCCGCTCGCCGCGGTATTCGTCGTCGCCGTGCTCCTGGCGGTGGCCACCGCGCGGGCGACGGAGGCGATGCAGCTCGGCGACGACGTCGCGCAGGGCATCGGTGTCGCGGTCGGCCGCACCCGGGTGGTGCTGCTGGCCGGTTCGGTGCTCTCGGCGTCCGCCGCCGTCGGCGCGGCCGGACCTCTCGGCTTCGTCGCCCTGTCGGCGCCGCAGATCGCGCGGTTCTTGACGCGCGAGTCCCGCGCTCCACTCGGCTGCACGGCGATGTGCGGGGCGATCCTCGTGCTCTCCGCCGACCTGGTGGCGCGCACCCTGTTCTCGGGAACCGTCTCGGTGGGTCTGCTCACCGCGATCGTCGGCGGCCCGATCCTGATCTCTCTGATGCTGCGACGACTGAGGAGCCCGGCATGATCGAACGCACGACACACGCGCTGACCGCATCCGGGCTCCGGGTCGGTTATGGAGGCCGCGAGATCGTGAGCGACGTCGATCTGGCGCTCCGCGCGGGCTCGGTCACCGCGATCATCGGGCCCAACGGCAGCGGCAAGTCGACACTGCTGCGAACGCTGAGCCGACTGCTCGTTCCGGACGCGGGGTCCGTCGCCGTCGGCGGCCGGCCACTCTCCGGGATGCGGACGCGCGATATCGCGAAGACGATGGCCTTCCTGCCCCAGGCACCCATCGCTCCCGAGGGGATGACGGTCCGCGAACTCGTCGCGCGCGGCCGCCACCCCCACCAGTCGCTGCTGCGGCAGTGGAGCGCTCACGATGCCGCCGAGGTCGACGCCGCAGTGCAGCTCACGGCCCTCTGGGACCTCGCCGATCGCGACGTGCAGACCCTTTCGGGCGGGCAGCGCCAGCGGGCCTGGATTGCTCTGAGCCTCGCCCAGGACACCGACATCCTGCTCCTGGACGAGCCGACCACCTACCTCGACATCGCCCACTCCGTCGAGGTGCTCGATCTCATCGACCACCTCTGCGTCGACCTCGGCCGGACGGTCGTGATGGTCATCCACGATCTGAACCTCGCGATCCGCTACGCGGACGATCTCGTCGTCCTGCACGAAGGCCGCATCGCCGCGCAGGGCTCGCCCGACCAGGTGATCACGGAGCGCCTGCTCGAGGCTGTCTTCGGCCTGACGGCCCGCGTCGTCCCCGATCCGGTCTCGGGTCGTCCCCTCGTCGTGCCCGTCGGACGACGACGCACCCACCGAGCACCCGACACGCCACCAAAAGAGACAGGAGACACCCATGTCTGACAACCCGTTCGATGACGAGAGCGGCCGCTTCCTCGTGCTGATCAACGCCGAGGACCAGCATTCGCTCTGGCCGATCTTCGCCCCCGTCCCTGGCGGCTGGAGCATCGCCTACGGCGGGCAGCACGGCGCGGATCGCGCAGAGTGCCTGGCGTTCGTCGAGGCGAACTGGACCGACCTGCGGCCCCGCAGCCTGCGGGCGGCGCAGGACGCGACGCCGTGAGGTGGCGGTCGCGATGAGTTCGCGCCACCGGCGTGCGCGGCGATCTCTGCTGCGGAGGATCCTCGCCGTGACGAAGTTCTTCCAGCGGCCCGCGTCCACGTCGCCCCTCGCGTTCAGTCAGACCGAGCCGCGGTTCTCCGAGCCGAAGGAGGCCGAGAAGACCTGGCTGGCCGGGCATCTCGCGCTCGCGGCCGACCTCGACGCGGAGGCGCGTCCGCCGCGATCGTCCGCACACCTTCGGCCCGCCGCTTATCCTGGTGGGCGATGTCGAACTCCCGCGCTGAGGCCGCTTACCAGCGCTCCCTCCGCGCCTTCCGAGCGCCGACGCTGGATCTCCTGCACGGCCGGTACGCGCCGTTCGTCGTCGCGGCCCTCTCGCTCGTGTTCACGGTCGACCGGCAGGTCGTGGCCGTGGCGGACGCGCACGCCGAGGTCGGCGAGCTGCTGGAGGAGCTGCGCTCGGCCGGTTACGACGAGGGCGAGCGGGCGCTGCCGAGCGGCACAGGCCGCGACGTCTGCCGCTACTGGGTGCGCGTCGGCTGGCTCGTCCCGCAGATCGAGGGCGAGTCCGAGGTGTACCGGCTGAGCGCCCACGCCGTCAGCGCGCTCGAGATCACCGGGCGCACCGGCGGAGGCCGCACGCGGGTCTCGAACTCGCGCGTACGCACGCTGCTGGAGGCGGTCGAGCGCCTGGCCGCGGACGTCGAGCCCGACCCGCAGGCCCGGCTGGCGCGGCTGCGCGAGGAGCGGGCACGCCTAGACACCGAGATCGCGGCTCTGGAGGGGGGCGCCGGTCTTGAGCCGACCGATGACGAGCAGCTGCTCGAGGAAGCCGAGAATGTGGTCCACCTCGCGCGCGAGCTACCGGCTGACTTCGCGCGGGTAGCCGAGTCGATCAAGGCGATGCAGCGCGACGTGGTCGCGGACCTGCGACGCGACGTCCGACCCACCGGGGAGGTGCTGCGGGAGTATCTGGAGCGCGGTCAGCAGGTGATGCAGGCCACCAGCGAGGGCCGAGCGTTCGCTGGAGCGCTTCGGCTCCTCGGGGACCCCGAGCGGATCGACGCGCTCGCCGATCAGCTGCACACCGTGCTCGTGCAGCCGTTCTCCCGCCTGATGGACCCGACCCAGCGGGC from Rathayibacter rathayi encodes the following:
- a CDS encoding methionyl-tRNA formyltransferase is translated as MFGYQTWGHRTLQALLGSAHTVVGVVTHPASEQAYEKIWDDSVEHLAKANGIPVHVARRPDDAMIAQLTHWHPEIIVANNWRTWLPSEVYDLPPHGTLNLHDSLLPEFTGFSPVPWALISGADQVGITAHRMDGGLDTGDIAAQRAVPIGERSTGTELVQATIDLIPEVLLDALARIEAGTVVWRAQDLARRTFFHRRTEFDSLIDWTWPAEDIERLVRAMSDPYPSAHTYCRGERLEVIRAHVSSFRYGGTPGRIFIREGDGMAVVAGGEAYRGGLRAVVIDRVRTPDGIEHAASDYFPSGGGYLSREP
- a CDS encoding ABC transporter transmembrane domain-containing protein, encoding MTARTIRTGADVIRCTVARNRRAIAIGTLLLCVHQLAETSVAVLIGVLIDTGVSPGQVAGIVASIIALAGIFLVLTASYRAGMRRLNEALQNESHLLRLEVSEKALSPRGMRSELTPGELVTISGSDADQAAWFLDLLPRMIAAAAAVVATAIALLLVDTTLGALALIAMPVFFALAHGATPRITAKAVRQRSRVAEATALAGDLLSGSRSIAGLGAEDAAARRYRVASRVALSAAMSTNRSIAFQRGVTAAMSGVAAAVIATVAGWYALTGRITTGELITVVGLAQFLVEPLTTLSGLPATAARARGAAERVAAVLAADPLLPATTSTSPGGEPGLRLRDVHHGPLVGLDLEARSAEVVAVFAADAADGDALASLLGGRIAPESYRGSVEVCGVELRSALGDTVRSRVVAAPHEAHLFSGSIRSTVTASAEIIDPTRLAQALRASGADQVVDVLEAGLEHHLVDRGHNLSGGQRQRLALARALYSCAPVLVLHEPTTAVDSLTEQRIADGVRAFRTSYDASRGATIVITGSPALLAVADRVAVLRYGRVAAEGTHRDLLENDPLYAQAVAR
- a CDS encoding ABC transporter ATP-binding protein, with product MTATEQIALPVARYRDSLRWLARTTRRHPVVLTAAVATGVLSAAAALVPVYGMGWLVDATLAGRAASDVVALGVLLVVAAVAAGALSGLSTYLIVRLGETAVAILREDVVRGVLELPSRATDRSGRGDVLSRVGDDIARITRASGEVVPAVLSATLLVLVSLASLFGVDPVLGVTGLLTLPLYAGALLWYLPRSGHVYAQERVAAGERTEALASSLHGTETVHAYGLEAARLGEIRAASDNMRALSVSVFRLLLGLVGRVNLAEFCGLAVLFAVGFVRYTNGDVTIGAVTAAILLFHRLFTPLGTVLVLFDEAQSAGAAMNRSVGVVMMVCVRRPARATASDRSLTLEDVRFAYSPGHDVLHGVSFTVPAGRRLALVGASGAGKTTAALLAAGALQPDSGDVRLGATPLSEIGTDALRSRIALISQDVHVVAGPLIADLRLADEDADEQAVWRALETVGADGWVRALPAGVHTEVGAQHHRLTAGQKQQIALARLVLKNPDIAILDEATAEAGSSAAAALELSALAATADRTTLIVAHRLTQAASADAIAVMAAGRIVEFGSHDDLLGQGGTYARQWDAWRGSGEPPPTP
- a CDS encoding ABC transporter substrate-binding protein gives rise to the protein MIRHSKTTRALAILGLGVLVLSQAACASDSAPGSGATGSAAVGFQYTDARGDTVALDAAPRNIVMSEQAAAALIPYGIRPVGIWGSSAPEKSGVLAGLDLSGIESLGVSYGDVDVDKLASLQPDLVITGWYAGDYLGGLGAEDAEVSKQIEKVAPMVTVSAQKSASASLDDWRDLAQTIGADVDSGAIAAEKAAYDDAVSEAKAALAARPGTTAYAVAPATQFYVAIPDEFAELIDYTDWGLDVRQSSVPRDDMSGSFSPVSWENAGDYASDLLLYDTRPWTTPLAQVERDHPTVATLKAVADDHVVDWTTDATFNYASGTQQIRLLTDAVKALPASGK
- a CDS encoding FecCD family ABC transporter permease, which encodes MVAIAAGLALGAAGTIVQAQTRNPLADPDLMGITRGATLATVLAIWLGGLTTPAEYTVFSLLGALAVTVLVIVLAETMGETLMALPLIGAAVSSVLGSAAAMLLLLDQTVQQSFRRWMIGGLSDGPLSTYAVPLVAIGVGLVLAVVCAPSLNALSLGTEMATSLGADVRRARIGGLLAVGLLAGRRPPPAGRSPSWGSSRRTRLACWSAPTTASCFPRRR
- a CDS encoding iron chelate uptake ABC transporter family permease subunit, translated to MAPHTARLLVGTDHRVLLPSSALIGAIALLFADVVGRTVARPAEVPAGIIFLLVGAPLFVLLARRTSGGQ
- a CDS encoding FecCD family ABC transporter permease, whose product is MAFTALLAVVLVLFCLSISAGSTWVAPETVVTTLGGGGGQAVRYQVLGLRLPRAVIGVLAGAALALAGAFLQSVARNPLASPDVLGITSGASVGAAAVFVLGWRVLGAPLTVSLPLAALIGGSIAAVVVFSVSRGAAGGLRLVLVGVGVNASLLGLLHGLLLAGGTYDVLQVQVWLTGDLSSDTERIAPLAAVFVVAVLLAVATARATEAMQLGDDVAQGIGVAVGRTRVVLLAGSVLSASAAVGAAGPLGFVALSAPQIARFLTRESRAPLGCTAMCGAILVLSADLVARTLFSGTVSVGLLTAIVGGPILISLMLRRLRSPA
- a CDS encoding ABC transporter ATP-binding protein, yielding MIERTTHALTASGLRVGYGGREIVSDVDLALRAGSVTAIIGPNGSGKSTLLRTLSRLLVPDAGSVAVGGRPLSGMRTRDIAKTMAFLPQAPIAPEGMTVRELVARGRHPHQSLLRQWSAHDAAEVDAAVQLTALWDLADRDVQTLSGGQRQRAWIALSLAQDTDILLLDEPTTYLDIAHSVEVLDLIDHLCVDLGRTVVMVIHDLNLAIRYADDLVVLHEGRIAAQGSPDQVITERLLEAVFGLTARVVPDPVSGRPLVVPVGRRRTHRAPDTPPKETGDTHV
- a CDS encoding MbtH family protein; translated protein: MSDNPFDDESGRFLVLINAEDQHSLWPIFAPVPGGWSIAYGGQHGADRAECLAFVEANWTDLRPRSLRAAQDATP
- a CDS encoding DUF3375 domain-containing protein: MSNSRAEAAYQRSLRAFRAPTLDLLHGRYAPFVVAALSLVFTVDRQVVAVADAHAEVGELLEELRSAGYDEGERALPSGTGRDVCRYWVRVGWLVPQIEGESEVYRLSAHAVSALEITGRTGGGRTRVSNSRVRTLLEAVERLAADVEPDPQARLARLREERARLDTEIAALEGGAGLEPTDDEQLLEEAENVVHLARELPADFARVAESIKAMQRDVVADLRRDVRPTGEVLREYLERGQQVMQATSEGRAFAGALRLLGDPERIDALADQLHTVLVQPFSRLMDPTQRAELSTIGRRVELGVQEVLTAQRRASHVITGQVSTHDPARDRQVDELLREVMAGLQEWTGGVSPDAPVAPLLHLPVAGIGHLRQTLGDVRPAGGPAPLAEDDAAEFVGDDSRAWGGPRYAELEAYVAQLGDEFDLADAFSAAPEQTRRPVDLLGLLEIAHRTGLVDGEGYSVVRARRPDGTTRRFAFGSVTAHTEKETDDE